CTCGATAGTGAAGAAGAGCTGCTCCACATCTGTTTGCCTCTCGCAGATGAAGGCGGACAGTTCTCCGGCGATTGCGCAAATCCGCGCCAGGTCGGAGAGATTTGCCAGGTTTTCTCTGAAGGTGAAGGATTTCTGGCAGGCAACAATCCGTTCAGGGAAACGCCACGATCTGAGAAGGGCCTCGCCGATCTGTCGGTGGTGCACGCCATAAAGTTCCTCTTCCTTCGCGAGCAGCGATGGCAGCGGGTAATCGAGAAACACCGTAGCGTCGTCAGCGCACGCCCTGACCAGGGCCAGGAGTCCTACCTCGAGGGTGAGCCCTGCCGTGAAGGCCTCCTCAGGATCGCCTGTCTTCAGTGCGCCGGCGAGAGCCCTTGCGAGAAGCCCCTGATACAGGCAGAGACGCCAGAACCGGCTGTAATCGAGAGGGCTTCCTCGCCTCAACGGAAAAGCATCCTTGAGGGAGACTGAAAGAGCGAAGAGGCGCGTCTGGTGCACGCCTATTCTTGTTACAGCTTTCAGTACGGTTGCCGCCGGATAGCGGGACCGGAAGAAGGCGCTGTTAGCGAGCTTCAGAATGCGCGCGGTAAGCGCAGGATCCTTCATGATCAGATCGGCCAGCTGTCCTATTGAGCTCTCGTCGTTTGCAGCCAGCTCAATAAGCGCCATGACCACGGGCGAGGGCGAGGGCAGGGCATGCTTCTCGTCGAGTGCTTCGATG
This genomic interval from Syntrophorhabdales bacterium contains the following:
- a CDS encoding HDOD domain-containing protein; the protein is MAKADFDGTAFIEALDEKHALPSPSPVVMALIELAANDESSIGQLADLIMKDPALTARILKLANSAFFRSRYPAATVLKAVTRIGVHQTRLFALSVSLKDAFPLRRGSPLDYSRFWRLCLYQGLLARALAGALKTGDPEEAFTAGLTLEVGLLALVRACADDATVFLDYPLPSLLAKEEELYGVHHRQIGEALLRSWRFPERIVACQKSFTFRENLANLSDLARICAIAGELSAFICERQTDVEQLFFTIE